Proteins encoded by one window of Acetivibrio thermocellus ATCC 27405:
- a CDS encoding ClpP family protease, with protein MIEENKITVGRASVDETVSENEKKPEFEEIKELGKTSISSSKGNIHCLTVIGQIEGHMVLPPQNKTTKYEHVIPQLVAIEESEEIDGLLLILNTVGGDVEAGLAIAEMIASMSKPTVSLVLGGGHSIGVPMAVATNYSFIAPSATMTIHPIRLNGMVIGVPQTYEYFDRMQDRVVQFVTKNSNISKERFRELMLKTGELANDVGTILFGEEAVKYGLIDEMGGLKEALKKLYELIAKRKKNKNSISQGTVQKPEGLQ; from the coding sequence ATGAAACGGTAAGCGAAAATGAAAAAAAGCCTGAGTTCGAAGAAATAAAAGAATTGGGTAAAACGTCCATATCAAGCTCCAAGGGAAATATCCACTGTCTTACGGTCATAGGGCAGATAGAGGGACACATGGTACTGCCTCCCCAAAACAAAACAACGAAATATGAGCATGTAATACCTCAGCTTGTGGCAATTGAAGAGAGTGAAGAAATCGACGGACTTTTGCTTATTTTAAACACTGTCGGAGGGGATGTGGAGGCAGGCCTTGCCATAGCCGAAATGATTGCAAGCATGTCAAAGCCTACGGTTTCCCTTGTATTGGGCGGGGGACACAGTATTGGTGTGCCGATGGCGGTGGCAACCAACTATTCTTTCATTGCACCTTCGGCGACAATGACAATACATCCCATAAGGCTCAACGGAATGGTCATAGGTGTGCCGCAGACTTATGAATATTTTGACAGAATGCAGGACAGAGTGGTGCAGTTTGTCACCAAGAATTCGAATATATCCAAGGAACGCTTCCGGGAACTTATGCTAAAGACAGGAGAGCTGGCAAACGACGTTGGAACCATATTGTTTGGTGAGGAAGCCGTAAAATACGGGCTTATTGATGAGATGGGCGGACTTAAGGAGGCGCTCAAGAAACTGTATGAATTGATAGCTAAAAGAAAAAAGAACAAAAATAGCATTTCCCAGGGGACTGTACAAAAGCCGGAGGGATTGCAATGA